A DNA window from Luteibaculum oceani contains the following coding sequences:
- the msrB gene encoding peptide-methionine (R)-S-oxide reductase MsrB — protein MRLTIFLCLSLLLNSCAQSQESKFISPLPDSLTVVKTDSEWKKELSPEAFYVLREKGTERAFTGNYHNSKEKGIYLCNACKNPLFASKTKFNSGTGWPSFYEPIKEEFVGELEDNSYGMMRTEVVCNFCGGHLGHVFNDGPAPTGLRYCINSVSLDFTTQPSKRVKSLIASE, from the coding sequence ATGCGGTTAACGATTTTTCTTTGTCTCTCCTTATTACTTAATTCCTGTGCTCAATCTCAGGAGTCTAAATTCATAAGCCCCCTACCCGACAGTTTAACGGTAGTTAAAACCGATTCTGAATGGAAGAAGGAATTAAGTCCTGAAGCCTTTTACGTTTTGCGAGAAAAAGGAACTGAGAGAGCATTCACAGGTAATTATCACAACAGCAAGGAAAAGGGAATTTATTTGTGCAATGCATGTAAGAACCCGCTATTCGCGTCTAAAACCAAGTTTAATTCTGGAACGGGTTGGCCAAGCTTTTATGAGCCGATTAAAGAGGAGTTTGTAGGCGAATTAGAGGATAATTCCTATGGAATGATGCGAACTGAGGTAGTGTGTAATTTTTGCGGTGGCCATCTTGGACATGTTTTTAACGACGGGCCAGCTCCAACAGGATTACGTTATTGTATCAACTCGGTTTCCCTGGATTTCACCACACAACCATCAAAACGTGTTAAGTCTTTAATAGCGTCGGAATAA
- a CDS encoding NAD(P)H-hydrate dehydratase, which produces MDACMKPSPYELFPPEVPIVFEKVEMILVPVILSSAVKIRRNCYFSNMILDAHNIKNWDSHSIKSKWQSSLYLMENAALSLSQIIHENYRNKNLVILCGSGNNGGDGYALARMLFKVGCRVDVISVLDPKRGSNECNSNYQKLLEIGAPISQRNEWSPAKLNPKTIIVDCIFGTGLNRPLEGELLAFIQEINDLPNYKIAVDLPSGMLADEYRQPGVVFKADKTFTLQCFKRCFLNRENLLYTGEISMVDIGLSKDFKPSHIEGRLITDSYLKNMLSKRNVNSEKRDFGSCLIIGGAKGMAGAVIMAGKAAWRSGCGLLMICADEDNRQIIQAALPEAMFISFEELTLETIQKARSIVIGPGLGKSQKAKELLITTLENAPENIVVDADAINIYSSLEEPPKLPRKSIITPHKRELERLIGPTHGYEDLLNKQKAFSKFHGVILVSKGPYTQITDNLGCLLVNTSGNASLAKGGTGDVLAGIIGGLLCFVPKNISAAALGVYIHGKAADEWVKSGSDGSLSPLDLINLIPTLLKT; this is translated from the coding sequence ATGGACGCTTGTATGAAGCCATCTCCATATGAGCTTTTTCCCCCGGAAGTCCCGATTGTATTTGAGAAAGTAGAAATGATTTTAGTTCCTGTAATTCTTTCATCCGCTGTGAAAATAAGGAGGAATTGTTATTTTTCTAATATGATTTTAGACGCTCACAACATAAAAAATTGGGATTCCCACAGTATAAAATCCAAATGGCAGAGCTCTCTTTATTTAATGGAGAACGCGGCTTTATCACTTTCACAAATCATCCATGAAAATTACAGAAATAAAAACCTTGTTATTCTTTGTGGTTCGGGAAATAATGGGGGAGATGGCTACGCACTTGCACGAATGCTTTTTAAAGTGGGATGCAGGGTGGATGTAATCTCAGTTTTGGACCCAAAGAGGGGTAGCAATGAGTGCAATTCGAACTATCAAAAACTATTGGAAATTGGGGCGCCCATTAGCCAGAGAAATGAATGGTCTCCCGCAAAATTAAATCCCAAAACAATTATAGTAGACTGCATTTTTGGAACCGGTTTAAACCGGCCGTTGGAAGGTGAGTTACTTGCCTTTATCCAAGAAATTAATGATTTGCCTAATTATAAAATAGCGGTAGATCTTCCTTCGGGAATGCTTGCGGATGAATACCGCCAACCAGGCGTAGTTTTCAAAGCAGATAAAACCTTTACCCTACAGTGTTTTAAACGCTGCTTTTTGAACAGAGAAAACCTCTTATACACCGGAGAAATTTCTATGGTAGATATTGGATTGAGCAAGGATTTTAAACCAAGCCATATCGAAGGCCGTCTAATTACCGATTCCTACTTAAAAAACATGCTTTCTAAAAGGAATGTGAATAGCGAAAAAAGGGATTTTGGAAGCTGTTTAATTATCGGGGGAGCAAAAGGAATGGCCGGCGCGGTGATTATGGCAGGAAAAGCGGCCTGGAGAAGTGGATGTGGTTTACTTATGATATGTGCTGACGAGGATAACCGCCAAATAATACAGGCTGCATTACCCGAAGCAATGTTTATTTCTTTCGAGGAATTAACTCTTGAAACCATTCAAAAAGCAAGATCGATCGTAATTGGACCGGGGCTAGGTAAAAGCCAAAAAGCTAAGGAATTACTTATCACGACTTTAGAAAATGCCCCAGAAAACATTGTGGTAGATGCGGATGCTATAAACATATATTCAAGCTTGGAGGAGCCACCGAAACTACCAAGGAAATCTATAATAACTCCGCATAAGCGAGAATTGGAAAGATTAATTGGTCCAACCCATGGATATGAGGACTTATTGAATAAACAGAAAGCATTTTCAAAATTTCACGGGGTAATCCTGGTGTCAAAGGGGCCATACACTCAGATTACCGATAATTTGGGGTGTTTATTGGTAAACACTTCTGGAAATGCCTCATTGGCAAAAGGGGGGACAGGCGATGTGTTAGCCGGGATTATTGGAGGGCTTCTCTGTTTTGTCCCCAAAAATATAAGCGCCGCAGCTTTAGGTGTTTATATTCATGGTAAAGCTGCGGATGAATGGGTAAAATCAGGCTCCGATGGCAGTCTTTCACCATTAGACCTAATAAACCTTATTCCGACGCTATTAAAGACTTAA
- the smpB gene encoding SsrA-binding protein SmpB: MAEKKLQASVNIKNKKARFEFNIIDTYVCGIVLKGTEIKSIRLNKASITEGYCGFEKDELFLRNAHIAEYEKASFKTHEPTRPRKLLLNRNELDKIHKQVKVKGITIVPLRMFINDKGLAKLEIGIAEGKKLHDKRQDLKEKDAKREMDRAMKR; this comes from the coding sequence ATGGCAGAAAAGAAGTTACAAGCTTCGGTTAACATTAAGAATAAGAAGGCCCGTTTCGAATTCAACATAATTGACACCTACGTTTGTGGGATTGTATTAAAGGGAACTGAGATAAAATCTATACGCCTTAACAAAGCCAGCATTACCGAGGGGTACTGTGGATTTGAAAAGGATGAGTTATTTCTTAGAAATGCCCATATCGCAGAATATGAGAAAGCTTCCTTTAAAACTCATGAACCAACTCGACCTCGTAAGCTTCTTTTAAACCGTAACGAATTAGATAAAATTCATAAACAGGTAAAGGTTAAGGGTATTACTATAGTGCCTTTACGGATGTTTATAAATGACAAAGGGTTAGCCAAACTTGAGATAGGTATTGCGGAGGGTAAAAAATTACACGATAAGAGACAAGACCTAAAAGAAAAAGATGCCAAGCGCGAAATGGATCGGGCTATGAAACGTTAA